One Anoplopoma fimbria isolate UVic2021 breed Golden Eagle Sablefish chromosome 21, Afim_UVic_2022, whole genome shotgun sequence DNA segment encodes these proteins:
- the pdia4 gene encoding protein disulfide-isomerase A4, with product MKKVALLLVVLLGVAHFATLISCDDDVAEEKKKDADEEDSDSDSEDEDEDDDTEVKEENGVLVFTNNNYDTFMEGKDTVLVEFYAPWCGHCKQFAPEYEKIAQTLKENDPPIPVAKVDATEASELGSRFEVSGYPTIKIMKNGEAVDYDGERTEKAIVARVKEVAHPDWKPPPEATLVLTKDNFDEIVNNADIILVEFYAPWCGHCKRLAPEYEKAAKELSQRSPPIPLAKVDATIESELATRFDVTGYPSLKIFRKGKAFEYNGPREQRGIVDFMGEQAGPPSKQVQAVKQVQELIKDGDDAVIVGVFSSEQDSTYEIYIEACNALREDFTFRHSFHSEVAKLLKASPGQIVVVQPEKFRSKYEPASHTLELKDSTLVSEVQEFFKKHAIPLVGHRKPSNDAKRYTKRPLVVVYFGIDFSFDFRKATQFWRSKVLEVAKDFPEYTFAIGDEEDYAEELKGLGLSDSGEEVNVGILADEGKRFAMEPEEFDSDVLREFVMAFKKGKLKPIIKSQPVPKNNKGPVKVVVGKTFEDIVMDPQKDVLIEFYAPWCGHCKKLEPDYLALGKKYKGEKNLVIAKMDATANDVPNENYKTEGFPTIYLAPSNSKQNPIKFEGGDRTLEGFSKFLEKHSTKLSQKRDEL from the exons ATGAAGAAGGTTGCTCTGCTGCTGGTTGTGTTGCTCGGCGTTGCACATTTTGCAactctgatcagctgtgatGATG ATGttgcagaggagaagaagaaggatgctgatgaagaagacagtgatagtgatagtgaggatgaggatgaagatgatgacaCAGAGGTGAAAGAAGAGAACGGAGTGCTGGTTTTCACCAATAACAATTACGACACTTTCATGGAAGGCAAAGACACAGTGCTGGTTGAGTTTTATGCCCCATG GTGTGGCCACTGCAAACAGTTTGCTCCAGAGTACGAAAAAATCGCTCAGACTCTGAAGGAGAATGACCCTCCGATACCTGTGGCCAAAGTGGATGCAACAGAAGCCAGTGAGTTAGGGAGCAGGTTCGAAGTGTCGGGCTATCCCACCATCAAGATCATGAAAAACGGGGAAGCTGTGGACTACGACGGAGAAAGAACAGAGAAGG ctATTGTGGCCCGGGTGAAAGAGGTGGCTCACCCAGATTGGAAGCCCCCTCCTGAGGCAACGCTGGTGCTGACCAAGGACAACTTTGATGAGATCGTTAACAACGCAGACATCATCCTGGTGGAGTTCTATGCTCCATG GTGCGGACACTGTAAGCGTCTGGCTCCAGAGTACGAGAAGGCAGCCAAGGAGTTGAGCCAGCGCTCTCCTCCCATTCCTCTGGCCAAGGTGGACGCCACTATTGAGAGCGAGCTAGCTACTCGTTTTGACGTTACAGGCTATCCCAGCCTCAAGATCTTCAGGAAGGGCAAAGCGTTTGAATACAACGGACCCAGAGAACAGCGCG GCATTGTTGACTTTATGGGGGAGCAGGCAGGGCCTCCCTCCAAGCAGGTCCAAGCAGTAAAACAGGTGCAGGAGCTCATTAAGGACGGTGATGATGCTGTCATAGTCGGCGTGTTCTCCAGTGAACAGGATTCAACCTATGAGATCTACATTGAGGCTT GTAATGCACTGAGGGAAGACTTCACCTTCCGTCACTCCTTCCACTCTGAAGTGGCAAAACTGCTGAAAGCTTCGCCCGGTCAGATTGTCGTAGTTCAGCCGGAAAAGTTCCGCTCAAAGTATGAGCCAGCGTCACACACACTTGAATTAAAG GACTCTACGTTGGTGTCAGAAGTGCAGGAGTTCTTCAAAAAACATGCAATCCCTCTGGTGGGCCACAGAAAACCAAGCAATGATGCCAAGCGCTACACCAAGAGACCCCTGGTCGTGGTTTACTTTGGAATTGACTTCAGCTTTGACTTCAGGAAAG CTACGCAGTTCTGGAGGTCCAAGGTGCTTGAGGTGGCCAAGGACTTCCCAGAATACACGTTTGCCATTGGTGATGAGGAGGACTACGCAGAGGAGCTGAAGGGCCTCGGCCTGAGCGATAGCGGAGAGGAAGTTAATGTGGGAATTCTGGCAGATGAAGGCAAAAGGTTTGCTATGGAGCCAGAGGAGTTTGACTCAGATGTGCTGAGAGAATTTGTTATGGCTTTCAAGAAAG GAAAGCTCAAACCCATCATCAAATCCCAGCCAGTGCCAAAGAACAACAAAGGACCAGTTAAAGTTGTGGTAGGAAAGACCTTTGAAGATATTGTTATGGATCCCCAGAAGGATGTCCTGATTGAGTTTTATGCTCCCTGGTGTGGCCACTGTAAAAAACTGGAGCCTGACTATTTGGCTCTGGGCAAGAAGTACAAGGGGGAGAAGAACCTGGTGATCGCCAAGATGGACGCCACAGCCAACGATGTGCCAAACGAGAACTACAAGACGGAAGGCTTCCCTACGATATACCTGGCCCCAAGCAACAGCAAGCAGAACCCCATCAAATTTGAAGGTGGCGACAGAACACTAGAGGGCTTCAGCAAGTTCTTGGAAAAGCATTCCACAAAGCTATCACAGAAGAGAGATGAACTTTGA
- the si:ch211-217a12.1 gene encoding alanine aminotransferase 2-like, which yields MNTEELSCQSNLWRSRSESKYPSKKQKQHRLAPQLVPVSVCDITDMSQQAVNGVSAEGKVLTLDSMNPNVKRVEYAVRGAIVQRALQIEKELKEGVKKPFTEVIKANIGDAHAMGQKPITFLRQVLALCAYPELLEDNKFPEDAKQRARRILEACGGHSIGAYSSSQGIECIRQDVARYIEKRDGGIPSNPDDIYLSTGASDAIVTMLKLLVYGEGRDRTGVMISIPQYPLYSAALADLAAVQVSYYLDEDKCWSLDVAELKRAIKEARQHCNPRVLCIINPGNPTGQVQSRQCIEDVIRFAKEEHLFLMADEVYQDNVYAEGCKFHSFKKVLFEMGPEYSSTVEMASFHSTSKCYMGECGFRGGYMEVINMDPDVKAQLTKMVSVRLCPPVPGQALLDLVVNPPQPDEPSYNKFMKERTAVLAALAEKAGLTEQIFNTVPGITCNPVQGAMYTFPRITLPQKAIDKAKEEGQIPDMFYCMRLLEEEGICLVPGSGFGQREGTFHFRMTILPPTEKLKIVLQKIQDFHMRFTQEFS from the exons ATGAACACCGAGGAGCTCAGCTGTCAGTCCAACCTCTGGAGGAGTCGGAGTGAGAGTAAATACcccagcaaaaaacaaaaacaacacagacttGCTCCACAACTG gttccagtgagtgtgtgtgacataACAGACATGTCACAACAGGCGGTGAACGGGGTCTCGGCCGAGGGAAAGGTGCTCACGTTGGACAGCATGAACCCCAACGTGAAGAGGGTCGAGTACGCGGTGCGGGGTGCTATAGTGCAGAGAGCTCTGCAGATAGAGAAGGAGCTGAAAgag GGAGTCAAGAAACCTTTCACAGAGGTCATCAAGGCTAACATAGGCGACGCCCACGCCATGGGCCAGAAACCAATCACATTTCTCAGACAG GTCCTCGCCCTGTGTGCATACCCTGAGCTCCTGGAGGACAACAAGTTCCCGGAGGATGCCAAGCAAAGAGCGCGGCGTATTCTCGAGGCCTGTGGAGGCCACAGTATAG gggccTACAGTTCAAGCCAGGGCATTGAGTGCATTCGTCAGGATGTGGCGCGCTACATTGAGAAGAGAGATGGTGGAATCCCCTCCAACCCCGACGACATCTACCTCTCCACCGGAGCCAGTGATGCCATCGTG ACCATGCTAAAGTTGCTGGTGTATGGCGAGGGTCGGGACCGTACAGGAGTAATGATCTCCATCCCCCAGTACCCTCTGTACTCGGCAGCCCTGGCAGACCTGGCCGCCGTGCAGGTCAGTTACTACCTGGATGAGGACAAGTGTTGGAGTCTGGATGTTGCAGAGCTAAAGAGAGCCATCAAAGAAGCCAGGCAGCACTGTAACCCCCGCGTTCTCTGCATCATCAACCCTGGAAACCCCACTG GTCAGGTCCAGAGCAGACAGTGCATTGAAGATGTGATCCGATTCGCTAAAGAGGAGCATCTCTTCCTCATGGCTGATGAA gtCTACCAGGATAATGTGTATGCAGAGGGCTGCAAGTTTCACTCCTTTAAAAAGGTGTTGTTTGAGATGGGACCAGAGTACTCCAGTACGGTGGAGATGGCCTCCTTTCACTCCACCTCCAAATGCTACATGGGAGA GTGTGGATTCCGTGGCGGCTACATGGAGGTGATTAACATGGACCCTGATGTGAAGGCACAACTTACCAAAATGGTGTCGGTGCGTCTGTGCCCCCCTGTTCCTGGACAAGCTCTCCTGGACCTGGTGGTCAACCCCCCACAGCCCGATGAGCCCTCCTACAACAAGTTTATGAAG GAGCGGACAGCGGTGTTGGCAGCTCTAGCAGAGAAGGCCGGGCTAACAGAGCAGATCTTCAACACAGTACCGGGTATCACCTGTAACCCTGTGCAGGGGGCCATGTACACCTTCCCCCGCATCACTCTACCGCAAAAGGCCATCGACAAGGCCAAG GAGGAAGGCCAGATCccagacatgttttattgtatgaggctgctggaggaggagggtatCTGCCTGGTGCCAGGTAGTGGCTTTGGCCAGAGAGAGGGAACGTTCCACTTCAG GATGACCATCTTGCCTCCCACTGAGAAGCTGAAGATTGTGCTGCAAAAGATCCAGGATTTCCACATGCGGTTCACACAAGAGTTTTCATAA
- the ppp1r16a gene encoding protein phosphatase 1 regulatory subunit 16A has product MAAEHGELLAEMATVGRLSATERLKHAQKRRTQQLKGWAQMEKDSARGSRAKADKKKARKTKVTFPKSITLLDATARNDLEEVRELLNNGVSPDLVNEDGLTALHQCCIDDFVEVVQCLLDAGACVNACDSELWTPLHAAATCGHTGLVQLLILSGADLLAVNADGNMPYDLCEDEATLELLEMVMAEQGITQDRIDECRGAKETTMLADIRALFESEADLNAQDANGATLLHIASANGYVSVGELLLEHSALVEVKDSDGWTPLHAASCWGQIQMVELLVAHGASLDTKSVLEETPLDVCMDEEVRAKMMDLKHKHDAIMKSQDRQKSTLQRRASSTGSRGKVVRRVSVNERSSLYRREHHKEAMVWQERGRQPEPQDDDEDRQTDNELNQHATMVAGGGAPSRLEEPEAADRKILSSVGNGGTSVSLASSLPGELWSGGGLMDRSASYQLSPASGAGLGSTAGEGADSMTREKSHQTLADLKRQRAAAKLNKYPAPPPPLPPPLEEEPAGAAGEVANAQAQPEPQMTPSAEEAASPSQVYFTPASGDPPLLKLRAPEEDQSNNKEPCCGLM; this is encoded by the exons ATGGCAGCAGAGCACGGCGAGCTTCTGGCTGAGATGGCCACGGTTGGGCGTCTGAGTGCCACCGAACGCCTGAAGCACGCCCAGAAGAGGCGCACTCAGCAGCTGAAGGGATGGGCGCAGATGGAGAAGGATTCGGCACGGGGGTCAAGGGCCAAAGCGGATAAGAAGAAGGCGCGCAAGACCAAAGTTACATTCCCCAAGTCCATTACACTGCTAGATGCAACTGCACGCAACGACCTGGAGGAGG tGAGGGAGCTTCTCAACAATGGTGTCAGCCCAGATCTGGTCAACGAGGATGGACTGACGGCCCTGcatcag TGCTGCATTGATGATTTTGTGGAGGTAGTCCAGTGCCTGCTGGATGCTGGTGCCTGTGTGAATGCCTGTGACAGTGAGCTGTGGACACCGCTGCACGCTGCTGCCACCTGTGGACACACTGGATTAGTGCAGCTCCTGATTCTGTC TGGGGCTGACCTGCTGGCTGTCAATGCGGATGGCAACATGCCCTATGACCTCTGTGAAGACGAGGCCACCCTTGAGCTGCTGGAGATGGTTATGGCTGAACAGG ggatAACCCAGGATCGTATAGATGAATGTCGAGGGGCTAAAGAGACGACCATGCTGGCTGACATTCGGGCTCTGTTTGAGAGCGAAGCAGACTTGAACGCACAGGATGCTAATGGAGCAACACTG CTCCATATAGCGTCTGCTAACGGCTATGTGTCAGTGGGGGAACTGCTGCTGGAGCACAGCGCTCTGGTGGAGGTAAAGGACTCTGATGGCTGGACGCCACTACATGCCGCCTCCTGCTGGGGACAA ATCCAAATGGTGGAACTGTTGGTGGCCCATGGAGCCAGTTTAGACACAAAGTCGGTCCTGGAGGAGACGCCTCTGG ACGTGTGTATGGATGAAGAGgtcagagccaaaatgatggaCCTGAAGCACAAACACGATGCCATCATGAAGAGCCAGGACCGGCAGAAGAGCACACTGCAAAGACGAGCCTCTAGCACCGGCAGCAGAGG TAAGGTGGTCCGTCGCGTCAGTGTTAACGAGCGCTCCAGTCTGTACCGACGGGAGCACCACAAAGAGGCCATGGTGTGGCAGGAGCGCGGCCGACAGCCAGAGCCACAGGACGACGATGAGGACAGACAAACGGACAATGAGCTGAACCAGCATGCAACCATG GTTGCTGGTGGTGGAGCCCCATCACGTTTAGAGGAACCTGAGGCTGCAGACAGGAAAATTTTGTCCAGTGTGGGTAATGGAGGGACCTCTGTTTCTCTGGCCTCCTCCTTACCTGGAGAGCTGTGGAGCGGTGGGGGTCTCATGGACCGCAGCGCCTCCTACCAGCTCAGCCCTGCATCTGGAGCCGGGTTAGGGTCTACAGCAGGAGAGGGGGCAGACAGTATGACTCGGGAGAAATCGCACCAGACACTGGCTGACCTGAAACGCCAGCGGGCAGCTGCCAAGCTCAATAAGTACCCAGCACCTCCCCCACCACTGCCTCCTCCCTTAGAGGAGGAGCCTGCTGGTGCAGCGGGAGAGGTGGCAAATGCTCAGGCCCAGCCGGAGCCCCAAATGACCCCCAGTGCAGAGGAGGCAGCCTCCCCGAGCCAGGTTTACTTTACCCCAGCCAGCGGAGACCCTCCTCTGCTGAAACTCAGAGCCCCCGAAGAGGACCAGTCTAACAATAAGGAGCCCTGCTGTGGACTCATGTAG